One Babesia bovis T2Bo chromosome 4 map unlocalized Chr4_1, whole genome shotgun sequence genomic window carries:
- a CDS encoding Actin family protein, with protein sequence MSNYPSVIIDTGSLYLKAGLSDQAEPLLHCPSIYGDVRRRFQKEMGNERYYGNECQQRMSYMSTTNVVDHGHIFDYDIAAGLWKYAFDTMDVEPKGASVLMIEPVLCSAEHHRKTGEILLEGMGVEEIHTSMSGVLSLYGVGKSSGMVVDIGDGMIQVVPMEEGHLEKKAIRRIDFGGLELTMYLQKLLCELGYPMTSRDDFDTCRKIKEELCFTSLDPRADENNAAGLEKQYVLPDGQTLRDGETNVVGLSVERFYVCEILFNPTIIGFSHPGLSQLLWQSIQDSGLTQRKLLMENIYLCGASSKFENLGERLSFELQNLAPAAARSNIMVNTSRDQHLLSWKGACFLGTPEVRQTYKEQWITKADYEEEGPRVFLRQMVK encoded by the coding sequence ATGTCTAACTACCCTAGTGTTATCATAGATACCGGGTCACTGTATCTAAAGGCTGGACTCAGTGACCAGGCTGAACCGCTACTACACTGCCCTAGCATATACGGTGATGTGCGTCGACGTTTCCAAAAGGAGATGGGTAATGAAAGGTACTATGGAAATGAGTGCCAACAACGCATGTCATACATGTCAACGactaatgtagtggaccatGGTCATATTTTTGATTACGATATTGCTGCTGGTCTATGGAAGTACGCTTTTGATACCATGGATGTTGAACCTAAAGGAGCTTCCGTTTTGATGATTGAACCTGTGCTTTGTTCGGCAGAACACCACAGGAAAACGGGAGAAATATTATTGGAAGGTATGGGAGTTGAAGAAATCCACACCTCAATGTCCGGAGTGCTTTCGTTGTATGGCGTTGGTAAAAGCTCTGGAATGGTTGTAGATATAGGAGATGGTATGATACAAGTGGTGCCAATGGAAGAGGGTCACCTTGAAAAGAAGGCAATTAGAAGAATCGATTTTGGAGGTTTGGAACTTACAATGTATCTTCAGAAGTTACTATGTGAACTTGGGTATCCTATGACGTCCAGGGATGACTTTGATACGTGTCGTAAAATTAAGGAGGAACTTTGCTTCACTTCATTGGATCCTAGAGCTGATGAAAACAACGCTGCAGGTCTAGAGAAGCAATATGTTTTGCCAGATGGACAGACGTTGAGGGATGGCGAGACTAATGTGGTTGGTTTATCTGTAGAACGTTTCTATGTTTGTGAGATTCTATTCAACCCAACCATTATTGGCTTTTCTCATCCGGGATTATCACAGCTACTATGGCAGTCAATTCAGGACTCCGGTCTAACACAGCGTAAACTGCTAAtggaaaatatatatctttgtGGAGCCAGCTCAAAATTCGAAAACTTGGGTGAAAGACTGTCATTCGAGTTACAGAACTTGGCGCCAGCCGCAGCCAGGTCTAACATCATGGTCAACACTTCCCGTGATCAACATTTGCTCAGTTGGAAAGGTGCGTGCTTCCTAGGAACGCCGGAAGTAAGACAGACATATAAGGAACAATGGATCACTAAAGCGGATTACGAAGAAGAAGGTCCACGTGTATTTTTACGCCAAATGGTTAAGTAA
- a CDS encoding putative integral membrane protein, whose protein sequence is MTTMISFNLWNLLPNEHLNNLSKQFLIDVVTDPNVFYAASTLLFSFSFVLIFAYYRIRGMAEEYANIVRVKRKLEAIAKERIKRYLLQSAQFYY, encoded by the exons ATGACGACAATGATTTCATTTAATCTATGGAACTTGTTGCCGAATGAACATTTGAATAACCTCTCAAAACAGTTTTTAATAGATGTTGTAACCGATCCTAACGTATTTTACGCTGC TTCCACATTGCTATTTTCGTTCTCGTTCGTCCTTATATTTGCATACTATCGCATCCGAGGAATGGCTGAG GAATATGCCAATATTGTTAGGGTCAAGAGAAAATTAGAAGCTATTGCTAAAGAACGTATTAAGCGATATCTTCTTCAGTCGGCTCAATTTTACTATTAA
- a CDS encoding putative integral membrane protein, with translation MGVSLTWKDVKRRASIRAISQLSKVHAIVVLAITLCKLFFAYAARILTKSGYTDDPFKAIYCPCATALATYVALVFLLTSRQVTFRGSGHSDIQYILWGFINIIATTSAITIFANAICRIYITNLQILFVICAAVLYQLRVRRQRLDVMRSLDREHITAPHMQTVIALSVFHVVVSIGFTIFIALLTRLCYMMWCLIRPSSVITWDAAFALNKILSFIPGIEDYKSKLFGLESATLIVATLWVITLIEAYYELINLHLSHMDHVIANSIEAFPTHGTQKYEDELLLARAFLNYSLGVSMTLNPGTGRFEPTGNAMHVSFTEDPRRCPMVPFIKIPQASTYSVEGKRQRYQVDTLIYRMLVDTRGQMFSSYVEAFIENVVEAEAHIIALTSKRESVGNLRIELNPEANTCNACGNLIDIILGGFLSSTPKIPYKANKAITLALIYTRGLSNWLCIANMLGYTDTTIQQVAKEFVAQCASLSKAISTIRRYSMPIDFANTLDVVANVINIALKQMSVYADAMLYSTFNTDFDTFRLLEKIYKPMVQSTFT, from the exons ATGGGCGTTTCATTAACATGGAAGGATGTGAAGAGGAGAGCTTCAATTCGCGCTATATCGCAACTCTCCAAAGTCCACGCCATAGTGGTACTTGCGATTACACTGTGTAAACTGTTTTTCGCATATGCAGCCAGGATTCTAACAAAAAGTGGATATACAG ATGATCCGTTTAAAGCAATATACTGTCCTTGCGCAACTGCTCTCGCCACTTATGTTGCCTTGGTATTCTTATTAACATCGCGTCAAGTGACATTTAGAG GATCGGGTCACTCTGATATCCAATATATTCTTTGGGGattcattaatataattGCTACGACGTCAGCCATTACGATATTCGCAAATGCGATATGcaggatatatattactaatTTGCAAATATTGTTTGTAATATGCGCAGC GGTACTATATCAGTTAAGAGTCCGAAGACAACGACTCGATGTTATGCGCTCATTGGATAGAGAGCATATAACAGCACCGCATATGCAAACGGTGATCGCATTGTCGGTGTTCCATGTTGTTGTATCAATCGGTTTCACTATCTTTATCGCATTACTTACAAGACTGTGTTATATGATGTGGTGCTTAATAAGGCCTTCATCTGTGATAACTTGGGACGCTGCATTTGCTCTGAACAAAATCTTGTCCTTTATTCCTGGCATAGAAGATTACAAAAGCAAATTATTTGG TCTTGAAAGCGCTACATTAATAGTAGCCACGTTGTGGGTTATAACCCTGATAGAAGCGTACTACGAACTCATCAATTTGCATCTGTCACATATG GACCATGTTATAGCAAATAGCATAGAGGCCTTCCCTACACATGGAACACAGAAGTACGAAGATGAACTGCTACTTGCACGTGCATTTTTAAACTATTCACTAGGAGTAAGTATGACCCTGAACCCGGGAACTGGTCGTTTTGAGCCAACAGGGAATGCCATGCACGTATCATTTACTGAAGACCCTCGGAGATGTCCTATGGTACCCTTCAttaagattccacaggCATCCACCTATTCTGTAGAAGGAAAGCGGCAACGATATCAAGTTGACACGCTAATTTATCGCATGTTAGTCGACACTAGAGGTCAAATGTTCTCATCGTATGTTGAAGCCTTCATTGAGAACGTCGTGGAGGCCGAGGCACACATAATAGCACTTACAAGCAAGAGAGAAAGCGTTGGCAATTTAAGAATCGAACTCAATCCGGAGGCGAACACGTGTAATGCCTGTGGAAATTTAATCGACATCATTCTCGGTGGTTTTCTGAGTTCAACACCGAAAATACCATATAAG GCTAACAAGGCCATTACTCTCGCccttatatacactagaGGGTTATCAAACTGGCTATGTATCGCAAACATGCTCGGCTACACCGATACCACGATTCAACAGGTCGCAAAAGAGTTTGTAGCACAATGTGCTTCACTGTCTAAGGCAATTTCAACGATTCGCCGTTATTCAATGCCAATTGATTTCGCAAACACGCTTGATGTAGTTGCAAATG TGATCAACATTGCCCTAAAGCAAATGAGTGTATACGCCGACGCAATGCTATATTCAACCTTCAACACCGATTTTGATACGTTCAGGCTCCTTGAAAAAATTTACAAACCAATGGTGCAATCCACATTTACgtaa
- a CDS encoding Vacuolar protein sorting-associated protein 35 family protein codes for MSRRGGCCHDDAYDGNYGYHELDQCKLLEESLFYVKEHAYYMRQALDANDLGEALKRGINVISELRTSSLTPTSYYELYMKVFNELQILSDFMGNEEKSGVKLNQLYETVQQSCFILPRLYLLIMAASHCIREGKVSSNEILSDVTELCRGVQHPVRGLFLRYFLIQICKDKLPDSDANNPNGTLESFNFLMSNFKESVRLWIRLNNGCHSLLEQKRCDKQRLELGLLVGTNLVRMAQLEHLDCEFYTQTALPAILEEIESTKDVAAKKYLLDCLIQAFSDEYHLKSLPNLLKVIVNSISTNDCVKVVCTLMNRLSTYFQSSESAGDDVHVGVVFEVFHDHLSTINIRDGITLKCFLELQASFVEFTSTVYPGIIEHVEVILTHVVNVLSSCGTENMIHEPEACESIVKLLTLPLHTLGLRSLDMQHNEPLLGFLPKHLHRNVARAMIDALIDSKLKIESCEVFESICRYLKSLFEKAEYEPSGHILMENQNHVSRFIHTIETYDPKDQFDIYQRLSKRMISQGPMHYRYSISTLICRSLMLVFKPFEPAGESTPVHRSPDTRDAADMALSIFNFVNDLLARVKPMIPEESLKLSMMSAITVNELCGLMNLDMQEESNYMKFGNVCHNFIANCCIIFEEEVVESDSQHRCLLYLISAFCSKITILDPEHQSSMAMRLAKYAIGMLKLEQQCSALAHVASSFANSGDHFKVKWALQRSLTAVQQHQYLPLGDVSQALAPVKVVAANLQNRFDLSDLMEAINQY; via the exons ATGTCGAGGCGAGGAGGCTGCTGTCACGATGATGCCTATGATGGCAACTATGGCTATCATGAGCTCGATCAGTGCAAGCTACTTGAAGAATCGCTATTTTATGTCAAAGAACATGCCTATTATATGCGCCAAGCTTTG GACGCTAATGATTTGGGCGAAGCACTGAAACGTGGGATAAATGTCATTAGCGAGTTACGTACTTCAAGTTTAACGCCAACTAGTTACTATGAACTATATATGAAGGTTTTCAATGAACTACAAATATTATCTGATTTTATGGGAAATGAAGAAAAGAGTGGCGTGAAGTTAAATCAGTTATATGAAACTGTCCAACAaagttgttttattttGCCGCGATTATATTTACTGATTATGGCAGCATCCCATTGTATCAGAGAAGGTAAAGTATCATCCAATGAAATATTAAGCGACGTTACTGAATTGTGTAGAGGTGTACAACACCCTGTCCGTGGACTTTTTCTGAGGTATTTTTTAATTCAAATATGTAAGGATAAGTTGCCAGACTCCGATGCCAATAATCCCAATGGGACATTGGAGTCGTTTAATTTTTTAATGAGTAATTTCAAAGAGTCAGTAAGATTATGGATTAGATTGAATAATGGTTGCCATTCGCTCTTGGAGCAAAAGCGATGCGACAAGCAGCGTTTGGAATTGGGCTTGTTGGTCGGAACTAATTTGGTCAGAATGGCGCAATTAGAACATTTGGATTGTGAATTCTACACTCAGACGGCTTTACCAGCCATATTAGAAGAAATTGAGTCAACAAAAGATGTTGCCGCCAAAAAGTACCTGTTGGATTGCCTAATACAAGCTTTCTCAGATGAATACCACCTTAAATCATTACCCAATCTTCTCAAAGTCATCGTTAATTCTATTTCTACTAATGACTGCGTTAAAGTCGTATGTACATTGATGAATCGGCTTTCTACTTATTTCCAATCCTCTGAATCTGCAGGTGATGATGTCCATGTGGGTGTTGTGTTCGAAGTGTTTCATGATCACTTAAGCACAATAAACATACGTGATGGAATCACTCTAAAGTGCTTTTTAGAACTTCAAGCAAGTTTTGTTGAGTTCACTTCAACTGTGTACCCCGGAATTATTGAGCACGTTGAAGTTATTCTAACCCATGTGGTTAACGTTTTGAGTTCATGCGGAACTGAGAACATGATTCATGAACCAGAGGCTTGCGAAAGTATCGTAAAATTACTTACTTTACCTTTACATACCCTTGGTCTGCGGTCATTGGATATGCAACACAATGAACCCTTATTGGGATTTTTGCCAAAGCATTTGCACAGGAATGTTGCAAGGGCAATGATTGATGCGTTGATTGATTCGAAACTAAAGATTGAGAGCTGCGAAGTCTTCGAATCGATATGCCGTTATTTGAAATCATTGTTTGAAAAAGCAGAGTATGAACCGTCAGGTCATATATTAATGGAAAATCAAAATCACGTTTCAAGATTCATACATACCATTGAGACATATGACCCCAAGGACCAATTTGACATATATCAGCGTTTGTCAAAACGTATGATTAGTCAAGGTCCTATGCACTATCGATACAGCATATCTACACTTATTTGCCGATCTCTTATGTTGGTTTTCAAGCCATTTGAGCCCGCTGGGGAATCGACACCTGTTCATAGATCTCCTGATACACGTGACGCAGCAGATATGGCATTGTCGATATTTAACTTTGTTAACGATTTATTGGCTCGTGTGAAGCCCATGATACCGGAGGAATCCTTGAAGTTGTCTATGATGTCTGCAATTACTGTTAATGAGCTTTGTGGCCTTATGAATCTCGATATGCAAGAAGAGTCCAACTACATGAAATTTGGCAATGTTTGCCATAACTTTATCGCAAACTGCTGCATCATTTTTGAGGAAGAAGTTGTGGAATCTGACTCCCAACATCGTTGTCTCCTTTACCTCATATCAGCCTTCTGTTCTAAAATAACAATTTTAGACCCTGAACATCAATCTTCGATGGCAATGAGACTAGCGAAATACGCTATTGGTATGCTGAAGCTGGAACAGCAGTGTTCTGCTCTAGCTCACGTTGCATCATCATTTGCCAATAGTGGGGACCACTTTAAGGTTAAATGGGCGCTTCAACGATCTCTTACGGCAGTGCAGCAACATCAGTATCTTCCGCTTGGAGATGTTAGTCAAGCATTAGCCCCTGTTAAGGTGGTTGCTGCAAATCTGCAGAATCGGTTTGACCTGTCTGACCTCATGGAGGCAATCAACCAATATTAA
- a CDS encoding Nuclear protein Es2 family protein, with translation MDDGNMANSVSLGKLCNISRGTSTSGSHRRSPGFCSTDVADSDNADATFQEFTEQDATSSVDAVLSIDNSKSDTKKFENTILDPKVQIASLEKETNIDIIVSKKPDTTSKVLNNDSSAVACAKSKNDWRLNAVSTIQKEPLVPYDDVLQRIRRNYQLKELNEEDYVGCLESIIERDYFPGLMKLRVNNLLLEAESRGDQARVKYLKDKLQRLDDDNDEMNIKLRTTGNEDVVVNVGKGGLRIDEFSRIFTSEDNRSFGRLLEKSITQSNEKHSWMEGVARKHNLAIASNQVLTNLGISSGEVQSNKEHSRNALFFNKDYGINMPTTNKSQIRHNNTSMPSDHDEMISKLESRQKKRRAEHLKNAFHGKVNDLIAEFGLSECKDLIDQEQMAKYDFVQTPLISLGNDATYDVPKPIAREEIAERLRKKYQSTPLKTPLANTPHCKTPLLIQKLIAKHNKLTDPQLRSSYRSSKYSRGSVLSGPVSKP, from the coding sequence ATGGATGACGGTAATATGGCTAACTCTGTTTCACTAGGTAAATTGTGCAATATAAGCAGAGGAACGTCTACTAGTGGCTCGCATCGCCGGAGTCCAGGTTTCTGTTCCACGGATGTGGCCGATTCGGATAACGCAGATGCTACGTTTCAGGAATTCACAGAACAAGATGCCACATCATCGGTAGATGCCGTGTTATCTATTGACAACTCGAAGTCAGATACGAAAAAATTCGAAAACACTATCCTGGATCCCAAGGTACAAATCGCATCACTAGAGAAGGAAacaaatattgatataattGTTTCTAAGAAGCCTGATACTACATCAAAAGTCTTAAATAATGACAGTTCCGCAGTAGCTTGTGCTAAATCTAAGAATGATTGGCGCTTAAATGCAGTCTCAACTATTCAAAAGGAGCCTCTGGTGCCATACGACGATGTTTTGCAACGTATTCGAAGGAATTACCAGCTGAAAGAAttaaatgaagaagatTATGTCGGTTGTTTGGAGTCGATTATTGAACGTGATTACTTTCCTGGATTAATGAAATTACGTGTGAACAATCTGCTGTTGGAGGCAGAATCACGTGGTGATCAAGCCCGTGTCAAATACCTTAAGGATAAGCTACAGCGTTTGGATGATGATAATGatgaaatgaatataaaGTTGCGTACCACAGGCAACGAAGACGTCGTTGTAAATGTCGGCAAAGGTGGATTAAGGATTGATGAATTCAGCCGAATATTTACGTCGGAGGATAATCGCAGTTTTGGCAGATTGTTAGAGAAAAGCATAACTCAAAGTAACGAGAAGCATTCTTGGATGGAAGGTGTTGCTAGAAAGCACAACTTGGCTATAGCATCTAACCAGGTTCTGACTAACTTGGGTATTAGCAGCGGTGAAGTTCAATCAAATAAAGAACATAGCCGCAATGCTTTGTTTTTTAATAAAGATTATGGAATCAACATGCCCACCACTAACAAATCGCAAATTCGTCATAATAATACATCCATGCCATCGGATCACGATGAAATGATATCAAAACTTGAATCACGACAGAAAAAGCGTCGTGCGGAACACCTAAAGAATGCATTCCACGGCAAGGTTAATGACTTGATTGCTGAATTCGGATTGAGTGAATGTAAAGACCTGATTGATCAGGAACAGATGGCAAAGTACGACTTTGTTCAAACTCCTTTAATTTCTTTAGGAAATGACGCAACTTACGACGTGCCCAAACCGATAGCGCGTGAGGAAATAGCAGAACGCCTGCGCAAGAAGTATCAGTCAACTCCGCTTAAAACACCATTGGCCAATACACCACATTGTAAAACACCATTACTTATTCAAAAGCTTATTGCGAAGCACAACAAGCTTACGGATCCTCAATTAAGGAGTTCTTACAGAAGTTCCAAGTATTCCAGGGGTTCTGTGCTGAGCGGTCCAGTATCGAAACCATAA